The Thioalkalivibrio thiocyanodenitrificans ARhD 1 genome window below encodes:
- a CDS encoding 3'-5' exonuclease, whose translation MTPVMVFDIETVPDVEGGRRIHGFQGLSDEDTARALTQLRVQKTGSEFLALHLHRIVAISVVLATRDRLAVWSLGEEDAPEKELLARFFEGVERYTPTLVTWNGGGFDLPVIHYRALLHGISAPRYWDTGDDDREFRYNNYLSRYHWRHLDLMDVLAGFQMRANAPLDEVASLLGFPGKMGMSGAKVWDAYLAGDIRGIRNYCETDVLNTYLVYLRFEHLRGRLTEQALEEELARVRRMLAESPEAHLGAFLEAWQAGHKG comes from the coding sequence ATGACGCCGGTGATGGTATTCGACATCGAAACCGTGCCGGACGTGGAAGGCGGGCGCCGGATTCACGGGTTTCAGGGGCTCTCAGACGAGGACACCGCCCGGGCGCTCACCCAGCTGCGGGTGCAGAAGACGGGCAGCGAGTTTCTCGCCCTGCATCTGCACCGCATCGTGGCGATTTCCGTGGTGCTGGCCACCCGGGACCGGCTGGCCGTGTGGTCCCTGGGCGAGGAGGACGCACCCGAGAAGGAACTGCTCGCCCGATTCTTCGAAGGGGTGGAGCGCTACACCCCGACGCTGGTCACCTGGAACGGCGGCGGGTTCGATCTGCCGGTGATCCATTACCGCGCCCTGCTGCACGGCATCAGCGCGCCGCGCTACTGGGACACGGGCGATGACGACCGGGAGTTCCGGTACAACAACTATCTCTCCCGCTACCACTGGCGCCACCTGGACCTGATGGATGTACTGGCGGGGTTCCAGATGCGCGCCAATGCGCCCCTGGACGAGGTGGCGAGCCTGCTCGGCTTCCCCGGCAAGATGGGCATGAGCGGCGCGAAGGTCTGGGATGCGTACCTCGCCGGGGACATCCGCGGCATCCGCAACTACTGCGAGACCGACGTGCTCAACACCTACCTGGTGTACCTGCGCTTCGAGCACCTGCGGGGCCGGCTCACGGAGCAGGCCCTGGAGGAGGAACTGGCGCGCGTGCGCCGGATGCTGGCCGAATCCCCCGAGGCACACCTGGGCGCCTTCCTGGA